A section of the Paenibacillus odorifer genome encodes:
- a CDS encoding tRNA(His) guanylyltransferase Thg1 family protein, protein MKKDDFGNRMKGYENIFRQTIPQRLPLIIRIDGSHFHTFTRGMNKPFDEELIEAFWDTCKYLAQNIMGCKLIYHQSDEISILLTNYDKLTTQSWFENNLQKIVSVSASMATAKFNEVIQKNFPDMPLATFDSRAWVLPHDEVANYFLWRQQDATKNSISMVAQANFPHSELQGLSGKQLQDKLFVEKKINWNDIPVWQKRGACITKQYYKKGEATRSKWDVDFDTPIFSQNREYINQYVYLSKDE, encoded by the coding sequence ATGAAGAAAGACGACTTTGGTAATCGAATGAAAGGTTATGAAAACATTTTTAGACAAACAATTCCCCAAAGGCTACCATTAATTATTCGTATAGATGGTTCACATTTTCACACCTTTACACGTGGGATGAATAAGCCGTTTGATGAGGAATTAATCGAGGCTTTTTGGGATACGTGTAAGTACTTAGCGCAAAATATAATGGGCTGTAAACTGATATACCATCAGAGCGATGAGATATCTATTCTGCTTACTAATTATGATAAGTTAACAACACAGTCTTGGTTTGAAAATAATCTACAAAAAATCGTTTCAGTTTCTGCTTCAATGGCTACTGCAAAGTTCAATGAGGTTATACAAAAAAACTTTCCAGACATGCCTCTAGCCACATTTGATAGCAGAGCATGGGTATTACCTCATGATGAGGTAGCAAATTATTTTCTTTGGAGGCAGCAGGACGCAACCAAGAATAGTATTTCTATGGTTGCTCAGGCAAACTTTCCACATAGTGAACTACAAGGATTAAGCGGAAAACAACTTCAAGATAAGCTATTTGTTGAAAAGAAAATTAATTGGAATGATATCCCTGTGTGGCAGAAACGCGGAGCGTGCATTACAAAACAATATTATAAAAAAGGTGAAGCCACTCGAAGTAAATGGGACGTGGATTTCGATACACCAATATTTAGTCAGAACAGAGAGTATATAAATCAATACGTATATTTATCAAAGGATGAGTAA
- a CDS encoding helix-turn-helix domain-containing protein has product MSDEYGKRLMEARKKSKLTQEQVMKRINVNNKTISNYENGISQPDFDTLRALCNLYEVSADWILDLKNPHCC; this is encoded by the coding sequence ATGTCTGATGAATATGGTAAGCGCCTAATGGAAGCTCGAAAGAAAAGTAAGTTAACTCAAGAGCAAGTTATGAAACGCATTAATGTAAACAATAAGACGATAAGCAATTATGAAAACGGGATCAGCCAACCAGACTTTGATACTTTACGCGCACTATGTAACTTGTATGAAGTATCTGCTGACTGGATATTGGATCTAAAAAATCCACATTGTTGTTGA
- a CDS encoding M15 family metallopeptidase produces MLTLEQLRGKSAARLVGLHPVLAAGANVLIQQSHARGVPIVITQGLRTIAEQNALYAQGRSKPGPIVTNAKGGTSYHNYGLAFDFALLLPNGTSLSWDINRDGDKDKTADWQEVVQEAKRLGLEWGGDWTSFKDYSHLQMTFGLTIDQLRAGKRPTTDQAKEALKKITGGDDQVNKDVTVTINLNGRKLTDGVLDTGITYVPIRALAEALGAKVTYDAVTKTVNVVKE; encoded by the coding sequence ATGCTGACTTTGGAGCAATTGAGGGGAAAATCCGCGGCGCGTCTGGTCGGGCTTCATCCTGTCTTGGCGGCAGGTGCGAATGTTTTGATTCAGCAAAGCCATGCGAGAGGAGTCCCTATCGTTATTACTCAGGGTCTACGGACCATCGCTGAGCAAAATGCTTTGTATGCGCAGGGTAGAAGCAAACCGGGGCCGATAGTTACCAACGCTAAAGGCGGTACCAGCTATCATAATTATGGTCTTGCGTTTGATTTTGCGCTTTTGCTGCCGAATGGCACTAGCCTTTCTTGGGATATCAATCGTGATGGTGATAAAGATAAGACTGCGGATTGGCAAGAGGTTGTACAGGAGGCTAAGCGGCTTGGATTAGAATGGGGCGGGGACTGGACCTCTTTTAAAGATTATTCACATCTGCAAATGACTTTCGGTTTAACTATAGATCAACTTCGGGCAGGTAAACGTCCAACGACGGACCAAGCCAAAGAGGCTTTAAAAAAGATTACCGGAGGGGATGATCAGGTGAACAAAGACGTTACAGTGACCATTAACCTAAACGGCCGTAAGCTTACCGATGGCGTTCTCGATACCGGAATAACCTATGTGCCCATACGTGCGCTGGCTGAGGCACTTGGAGCAAAGGTTACTTATGATGCTGTGACCAAGACAGTTAATGTAGTAAAAGAGTAA
- a CDS encoding site-specific integrase, with product MVRVTKIKKNKVVDWKEELKQFLFWKKAEGVSEQTQKDYEQHVKLFLKRYSDSFETVENLKNNLFEYLGQEGIKPCTYNNRLVYLRTFLNWCVEQELIDSNPVKSLKKRKDEGRVVNLDQEVLIKLLSLPNRDTFVGLRDYALILLTLDTGIRPKEAYR from the coding sequence ATGGTTAGAGTTACAAAAATTAAAAAGAATAAGGTAGTGGATTGGAAAGAGGAGTTAAAGCAGTTTCTATTTTGGAAGAAGGCAGAGGGAGTAAGTGAACAGACGCAAAAGGATTATGAGCAACATGTGAAGCTTTTCCTCAAAAGGTACAGCGACTCATTCGAGACAGTAGAAAATCTAAAAAATAATCTGTTTGAATATCTTGGACAAGAAGGTATTAAGCCATGTACTTACAACAATCGTCTAGTCTATCTGCGGACTTTTCTGAATTGGTGTGTTGAACAAGAACTGATCGACTCTAATCCTGTGAAATCGCTCAAGAAGCGTAAGGACGAAGGGCGTGTTGTGAATTTAGATCAGGAGGTGCTAATAAAGTTGTTGTCCCTTCCTAACAGGGATACTTTTGTGGGATTACGAGACTATGCGTTGATTCTTTTAACCTTAGACACAGGTATCAGACCTAAAGAAGCTTATCGCTGA
- a CDS encoding cyclic-phosphate processing receiver domain-containing protein: MAQIINLYVDDLRDCPEGFVVARTYKEAISILETQRVHILTLDHDLGEDAQGKELPNGYDLVKYFCERGLKVDKIYMHTDNPVGRMNMYETLLAAQRRGFINEDIEIYYYPITKNVYSGN; this comes from the coding sequence ATGGCTCAGATAATAAATCTTTATGTAGATGATCTACGAGATTGCCCAGAGGGTTTTGTTGTAGCACGTACATATAAAGAGGCAATTAGTATACTTGAAACTCAAAGGGTGCATATTTTGACTTTAGATCATGATTTAGGTGAAGATGCGCAAGGGAAAGAACTTCCTAATGGGTATGACCTAGTTAAGTATTTCTGTGAACGTGGTTTGAAAGTAGATAAGATCTATATGCACACCGATAATCCTGTTGGGCGTATGAATATGTATGAAACGCTTTTAGCTGCGCAGCGAAGAGGCTTCATCAACGAAGATATTGAGATTTATTATTATCCAATTACTAAGAATGTGTATTCTGGTAACTAA
- a CDS encoding GIY-YIG nuclease family protein, translating to MWDKKHDANLIVRNDIPLDIGIYTWYTKSNEELIYIGKATGKGGLRKRIWSQHLNPKYLECRTSKFTSKDSFQVNNPVLHNNKTGIDKSAFRKSVARKYSLLAGNDSVQYLKNNYLVAFESYKNLSPTEVSALEKELIIKLKPRFNMTHK from the coding sequence ATGTGGGATAAGAAGCACGATGCAAATCTTATTGTTCGAAATGATATTCCTCTAGATATTGGTATTTATACATGGTACACCAAATCAAACGAAGAACTAATTTACATAGGAAAGGCAACGGGCAAAGGTGGATTAAGAAAAAGAATTTGGTCACAGCATTTGAATCCAAAATATTTAGAATGTAGGACATCAAAGTTTACCAGTAAAGATTCATTCCAAGTAAACAATCCAGTTCTTCATAATAATAAAACAGGGATTGATAAATCTGCCTTTAGAAAAAGTGTAGCGCGAAAATATTCATTATTGGCAGGAAATGATTCAGTTCAATATTTGAAGAACAACTATCTAGTAGCATTTGAAAGTTATAAGAATTTGAGTCCCACTGAAGTTTCTGCATTGGAAAAGGAACTTATTATTAAGCTGAAGCCAAGGTTTAACATGACACACAAATGA
- a CDS encoding cytidine deaminase: MEYIITIEDQTLITAAEDIITRRYEWGRHHVGAALRTKTGEIFTAVHVEASMGRITVCAEAMVIGKAISEGYKEFDTIVAVRHSDPDSEEKEIKVVSPCGMCRELIADYGIDCKIIVSEDDRLAKYEITELLPLRYTR, encoded by the coding sequence ATGGAGTACATAATTACCATTGAGGATCAGACGCTTATTACGGCTGCCGAAGATATAATTACCAGACGTTATGAATGGGGGCGTCATCATGTGGGTGCAGCGCTTCGTACTAAAACAGGAGAGATTTTTACAGCGGTACATGTGGAAGCCAGCATGGGGAGGATTACAGTCTGTGCAGAAGCGATGGTGATTGGCAAAGCGATATCCGAAGGTTATAAGGAATTTGATACGATTGTTGCGGTAAGGCATTCTGATCCAGACAGCGAGGAAAAAGAGATTAAAGTAGTCTCTCCCTGCGGCATGTGCCGAGAGTTAATTGCGGATTACGGAATAGACTGCAAGATAATTGTATCGGAGGATGACCGATTAGCTAAATATGAAATCACTGAGCTATTGCCTTTAAGGTACACGAGATAA
- a CDS encoding DUF2513 domain-containing protein: MHIVVEIEGYDTEEQREMVQYQVKLLKDAGYVEAKGGYNPYEFIVRSMTWEGHDFLDAARNEVVFNEAKEIAKKKGMDFLSLPFELTKTLLVEIAKRTLLG; this comes from the coding sequence ATCCACATTGTTGTTGAAATTGAAGGATATGACACCGAAGAACAACGTGAAATGGTACAGTATCAAGTGAAACTCCTGAAGGATGCTGGTTATGTTGAAGCCAAAGGAGGATACAATCCTTATGAGTTTATTGTAAGAAGCATGACGTGGGAAGGGCATGATTTTCTAGATGCTGCCAGAAACGAAGTTGTTTTTAACGAAGCTAAAGAAATTGCAAAGAAAAAGGGAATGGACTTTCTGAGTTTACCTTTTGAATTGACAAAAACTTTACTGGTAGAGATTGCTAAGAGAACTTTATTAGGATAA
- a CDS encoding YolD-like family protein — translation MGKKLEKNGLWESSRMMLPEHKTRIIRDERETLRRIKPILDEQKLEEIECTLALSLRSHVRVIVVLFDPFENTMLSGFVTSIHTHSREFKLQWAEEWKWIDVDDIVEVYIV, via the coding sequence ATGGGCAAAAAGCTGGAAAAAAACGGGCTGTGGGAAAGCAGCCGCATGATGCTGCCGGAGCATAAGACAAGAATTATAAGAGATGAACGGGAGACGCTGCGCCGCATCAAGCCTATTCTGGATGAGCAAAAGCTGGAGGAGATCGAATGTACACTGGCTTTGTCGTTGCGGAGTCATGTACGAGTGATAGTTGTTCTGTTTGATCCTTTTGAAAATACGATGTTAAGTGGCTTTGTGACTTCCATTCACACCCACTCGCGTGAGTTTAAGCTGCAGTGGGCGGAGGAATGGAAGTGGATCGATGTGGATGATATTGTCGAGGTCTACATCGTTTAA
- a CDS encoding RNA ligase family protein yields MELKKINSLTKYPSILTYHQLGERGRLNDVLSESKGFDDSSDVYVYEKVDGENSRIILFKNQYNEIDYLIGSREELLYAKGDRVGNPYGNIAEFLKPLAEKNVADIFPRGDWALTVIYQESYGGKTKASKNYSDRKTQNYRVFDVFSLDKDELDKLFELPQEKIAEWRDHGNQPFYDEVEKKRLVETLDLQVAPLLETTKGTDFPTTLESTYLYLKNFEETQVGIELAGKSEGIIVRTADRKQIRKIRFEDYERTFNK; encoded by the coding sequence ATGGAATTAAAGAAAATTAACTCTTTAACAAAATATCCAAGTATTCTTACATATCATCAGTTAGGTGAGCGTGGTCGTTTAAATGATGTATTATCTGAGTCAAAAGGTTTTGATGACTCAAGCGATGTATATGTTTATGAAAAAGTAGATGGAGAGAATTCAAGAATCATACTTTTCAAGAATCAGTATAACGAAATTGATTATTTGATTGGCTCTAGAGAAGAGTTGTTATATGCAAAAGGAGATAGAGTCGGTAATCCGTATGGGAATATTGCGGAATTTCTGAAGCCATTAGCAGAAAAAAATGTTGCAGATATTTTTCCAAGAGGAGACTGGGCACTGACTGTAATTTATCAAGAATCTTATGGAGGAAAAACTAAGGCATCTAAGAACTACTCAGACAGAAAAACTCAAAACTATCGTGTGTTTGATGTGTTCTCCTTAGATAAGGATGAATTAGATAAGCTTTTTGAATTACCACAGGAGAAGATTGCAGAATGGCGCGATCACGGGAATCAACCTTTTTACGATGAAGTTGAGAAAAAGAGATTAGTTGAGACCTTAGATTTGCAAGTCGCACCTCTTCTGGAAACAACAAAAGGCACTGATTTCCCGACTACTTTAGAGAGTACGTATTTATATTTAAAAAACTTCGAAGAAACTCAGGTAGGGATTGAATTGGCTGGTAAATCAGAAGGAATCATTGTAAGAACAGCGGATCGTAAGCAGATCAGGAAGATTCGTTTTGAAGACTATGAAAGAACGTTTAATAAATGA
- a CDS encoding AAA family ATPase, whose translation MECVIFIGIQATGKSTFYKEKFFKTHMRINLDMLKSRYRENVFVEASLGTNLPFVVDNTNPTIEERKKYIELAKKHKYLVVGYYFEPNYDLSYMRNEERQGKEKIAEVGIKSTLKKLQVPSFSEGFDKLYTIRSSNEGFEVEEIIIK comes from the coding sequence ATGGAGTGTGTAATTTTCATTGGTATTCAAGCTACTGGAAAATCCACTTTTTATAAAGAAAAGTTTTTTAAAACCCATATGAGAATTAATCTCGACATGTTAAAGAGTAGATACCGAGAGAATGTTTTTGTTGAAGCATCGCTTGGAACTAACTTACCATTCGTTGTGGATAATACTAATCCAACAATTGAGGAACGAAAAAAGTATATTGAATTGGCTAAAAAACACAAATATTTGGTAGTGGGTTATTATTTTGAACCAAATTATGATTTATCGTATATGCGCAATGAAGAGAGGCAAGGAAAAGAAAAGATTGCCGAAGTAGGAATCAAAAGTACGTTGAAGAAGTTACAGGTGCCCTCGTTTAGTGAAGGATTTGATAAATTATACACAATACGATCATCCAATGAGGGATTTGAAGTCGAAGAAATCATTATCAAATGA
- a CDS encoding WGxxGxxG-CTERM domain-containing protein, giving the protein MNKLITSLACGTVLSMSLMGASYASNAVGSAALGGIPAANTGMDGTAEHTRMMNTEGNLMNGTTGTMNQHESIMKDKIRIDDNYRPNNYNTNNYNDTRNNYRTNSTVNPATNTTQTGKYRATSTTTNAATNKGSNWGWLGLLGLLGLAGMRSRSDERR; this is encoded by the coding sequence GTGAACAAGCTGATAACAAGCCTTGCATGCGGTACTGTACTGTCAATGAGTCTAATGGGAGCTAGCTATGCATCAAATGCCGTTGGATCAGCAGCATTGGGCGGTATCCCAGCCGCGAATACCGGAATGGATGGCACTGCGGAACACACTCGGATGATGAATACGGAAGGTAATCTAATGAATGGCACCACGGGAACAATGAATCAGCATGAGAGCATTATGAAAGATAAGATCCGCATCGATGATAATTACAGACCTAACAACTACAACACCAATAACTACAATGACACCCGCAATAACTACAGAACCAACAGCACTGTTAACCCGGCAACCAACACTACACAGACCGGCAAATACCGTGCAACTAGTACAACAACGAATGCTGCGACTAACAAAGGATCTAACTGGGGCTGGCTCGGTCTGCTTGGACTTTTGGGTCTTGCCGGAATGAGAAGCAGAAGTGACGAGCGTAGATAA
- a CDS encoding metallophosphoesterase family protein, giving the protein MIRLIYITGDIHGSISVGSRFSTKNFPQGKKLTKQDYVIIVGDFGLLWANDKEDLFWLKWLTNKPWTTLFIDGNHENFNLLEEYPISEWNGGKVHHITPSIIHLMRGQVFEIEDKKFFTFGGAASHDKEYRKPDKSWWEREMPSEDEYKEGLESLNMNYWVVDYVLTHTCSYDALEWISQRYGVHMEIDQMHKYFNEIKFKVEYQKWFFGHFHYDSELPDSQRLLYSDIIRI; this is encoded by the coding sequence TTGATACGTCTGATCTATATAACAGGAGATATTCACGGCTCAATAAGCGTTGGTAGTCGCTTTAGTACCAAGAACTTTCCCCAAGGCAAGAAATTAACCAAACAAGACTATGTAATTATAGTTGGAGATTTCGGCCTATTATGGGCTAATGACAAGGAAGATTTATTTTGGTTAAAGTGGCTAACCAACAAGCCATGGACAACATTATTCATTGATGGAAATCATGAAAATTTTAATTTACTCGAAGAATACCCAATAAGCGAATGGAATGGTGGCAAGGTTCATCATATTACACCAAGTATTATTCATTTAATGAGAGGTCAAGTATTTGAGATAGAAGATAAGAAGTTTTTCACTTTTGGAGGAGCTGCCTCTCATGATAAGGAGTATCGCAAGCCAGATAAATCATGGTGGGAACGTGAGATGCCAAGCGAAGATGAGTACAAAGAAGGGCTTGAGAGTCTCAATATGAACTATTGGGTTGTTGATTATGTATTAACACATACCTGTTCCTACGATGCTTTAGAATGGATTTCTCAACGTTACGGAGTCCATATGGAAATAGATCAGATGCATAAATATTTCAATGAGATTAAGTTTAAAGTGGAATATCAAAAGTGGTTCTTTGGACATTTTCATTATGATTCTGAGCTGCCAGATAGTCAGAGATTATTATATAGCGATATCATTAGAATTTAG
- a CDS encoding site-specific integrase, whose amino-acid sequence MERYSKELGVYIRPYDLRHTFALEYIRNGANALILQKTLGHSDLSMTKRYVALTNNDLKKEHGLASPIHKLLPETKRLKNCELKRWLLFKQ is encoded by the coding sequence ATGGAGCGCTACAGCAAGGAGCTGGGGGTGTATATACGTCCATATGATCTAAGGCACACCTTCGCTCTGGAGTATATTAGGAATGGCGCTAATGCACTTATATTACAGAAGACACTTGGTCATTCAGACCTCTCTATGACCAAACGTTACGTAGCACTGACCAACAATGATTTGAAAAAAGAGCATGGTTTAGCTAGTCCTATTCATAAGTTGTTGCCTGAAACTAAAAGATTAAAAAATTGTGAATTGAAGAGATGGTTATTGTTTAAGCAATGA
- a CDS encoding helix-turn-helix domain-containing protein, with the protein MYGTVIRRTIKTGKENLELTQLDVMNLTKNRIHNKTLIGYESGRNQPDFDTLNYLCDIYNVSADWILGRTKIKRNNDKVKDHGIRQSVFDGEYPVVDLTDLLSGSTALSYNRRN; encoded by the coding sequence GTGTATGGGACTGTCATTCGCAGAACGATTAAAACTGGCAAGGAAAATCTTGAACTTACACAGCTAGATGTTATGAATCTTACAAAAAACAGAATTCACAATAAAACTTTGATTGGATATGAATCTGGAAGAAATCAGCCTGACTTTGATACATTGAATTATCTTTGCGACATATACAATGTATCTGCTGATTGGATTCTTGGCAGGACAAAAATAAAAAGAAACAACGACAAAGTAAAGGATCACGGAATCAGACAATCAGTCTTTGATGGTGAATATCCAGTAGTTGATTTAACCGATTTATTAAGTGGTTCAACGGCTCTTTCATATAATAGGCGTAATTAA
- a CDS encoding PH domain-containing protein: protein MPYCTTCGAEYKQGAKFCGECGTSLNGTAPVTAHRPAEDNHVNQEVVLWKGKPAGISDRLKGIIALNTTSYTITSQRIMLKTGLIGKNVEEIELLRVRDLSVKQSIMDRMLGIGSLTVFSDDASAPQLLFRKIHDAQTVKDVLRKAVRDEKIANNISYREQI from the coding sequence ATGCCTTATTGCACCACCTGCGGAGCGGAATACAAGCAGGGCGCTAAATTTTGTGGAGAATGTGGAACCAGCCTTAACGGTACCGCTCCAGTGACCGCCCATCGACCAGCAGAAGATAATCATGTCAATCAAGAAGTTGTGCTCTGGAAAGGCAAACCTGCCGGCATCTCAGATCGACTTAAAGGAATTATAGCTCTTAACACAACTTCATATACCATTACAAGTCAGCGCATTATGTTAAAGACCGGACTTATCGGTAAAAATGTTGAAGAAATCGAATTGCTGCGCGTACGCGATTTATCCGTGAAACAGTCAATAATGGACCGGATGCTTGGCATCGGGTCATTAACTGTATTTTCTGATGATGCCTCAGCGCCTCAGCTTCTTTTTCGAAAAATCCATGATGCCCAAACCGTCAAAGATGTTCTGCGCAAAGCCGTTCGTGACGAGAAGATCGCCAACAACATTAGCTACCGCGAACAAATTTAA
- a CDS encoding glycosyl hydrolase, producing MEQRIIRQMVDSASRFVGDVQWQMAFRRLQMAPADSGLSSSAQLLLNTLYYLQGKGVISGQHDYLESADELMEKLKNTSGQYAALHGYELGAINNQSQALIDNQRNWVVNSAIRWSRAGGIVTMCYHAALPGTAPTWGNVNTSLSNADFDKYITSGTTQYNALLADLDKIAQSLKKLNDAGIPVLWRPYHEMNGGWFWWGQKSNYAALWNLMFDRFTNYHKLHNLLWVWSPNAKNQWCDEPAEYYPGSDKVDVLALDIYDADFKISHYDNLWDLGRGKLIAIGENGELPSAELLSKTQPKWSYQLTWGKLLYEKNTDAVIKAFMNDKMVFTREEYAAEAAAFAAIGDSVLESGLCGQYYNNMTLSGTPALLRTDANINFSWRQGSPDPAIRVDAFSVRWSGKLTAAFSEIYTIYSYSDDGIRVWIDGGLVIDSWVNQSGQERKGSISLIAGKPYEIKVEYYENAGDARVVLQWESPSQIKGVIPAGAFYLP from the coding sequence ATGGAGCAGCGGATTATTCGTCAGATGGTTGATTCAGCATCAAGGTTCGTGGGCGATGTGCAGTGGCAGATGGCTTTTCGCAGATTACAAATGGCTCCGGCGGATTCGGGACTGTCGTCCTCGGCTCAGCTATTGCTGAATACCCTCTATTACTTGCAGGGAAAGGGTGTGATAAGCGGCCAACATGATTATTTGGAAAGTGCAGACGAGCTCATGGAGAAGCTTAAAAATACCAGTGGGCAATATGCTGCGCTTCATGGCTACGAGCTGGGCGCAATCAATAATCAGTCCCAGGCTCTAATTGACAATCAGCGGAATTGGGTCGTCAACAGTGCGATACGCTGGTCTAGGGCCGGCGGGATCGTAACGATGTGTTATCACGCTGCATTACCGGGGACAGCGCCAACTTGGGGGAATGTAAATACGAGCCTAAGCAATGCTGATTTTGATAAATATATAACCTCAGGTACCACCCAGTATAATGCGCTGTTAGCTGATCTGGATAAGATAGCCCAGTCGCTGAAAAAGCTTAATGACGCAGGGATTCCTGTACTTTGGCGGCCGTATCATGAAATGAATGGTGGATGGTTTTGGTGGGGGCAAAAGAGCAATTACGCTGCATTGTGGAACCTTATGTTCGATCGTTTTACCAATTATCATAAGCTGCATAATTTATTGTGGGTTTGGAGTCCAAATGCAAAAAATCAGTGGTGTGATGAGCCGGCAGAATACTATCCGGGCAGTGATAAGGTAGATGTGCTGGCGCTCGACATTTATGACGCGGATTTCAAGATTAGCCATTATGATAATTTATGGGATCTGGGTCGTGGCAAGCTGATTGCGATTGGTGAGAATGGAGAGCTTCCGTCTGCTGAACTGTTGTCCAAAACGCAGCCCAAATGGTCTTATCAGCTGACCTGGGGGAAACTCCTCTATGAGAAGAATACCGATGCTGTGATAAAAGCTTTTATGAACGACAAAATGGTATTCACACGAGAGGAGTATGCTGCTGAGGCCGCCGCTTTCGCTGCTATCGGGGATAGTGTGCTGGAGAGTGGACTCTGTGGGCAATACTACAATAACATGACGCTTAGCGGCACACCTGCACTTTTGCGTACGGATGCCAATATTAACTTTTCATGGAGACAAGGTTCGCCTGATCCTGCCATTCGTGTAGATGCGTTTTCTGTGCGGTGGAGTGGGAAGCTGACGGCTGCTTTTAGCGAGATTTATACGATTTATTCCTACTCTGATGATGGGATACGGGTATGGATTGATGGCGGGCTAGTCATTGATAGTTGGGTAAATCAGAGCGGCCAGGAACGAAAAGGAAGCATAAGTCTGATAGCAGGTAAGCCGTATGAAATAAAGGTGGAGTATTATGAGAATGCGGGCGACGCCCGGGTTGTTTTGCAGTGGGAGAGTCCTAGCCAGATCAAGGGGGTTATCCCAGCGGGGGCATTTTATCTTCCTTAA
- a CDS encoding DUF2971 domain-containing protein, giving the protein MTPVKNELYYHYCSVDTFVKIMETSTIRLSNPYKMNDTQEYKWLLNILPEVMNEYINQIDNDEIREKYRYFYIEVCDQIFENFYKGMEDEHPYIACFSKEGDVLSQWRSYADDSRGVSIGFDLNKLIENSNLKLKEVSYSVDEQKSLLIDILKKNGLDDPDTIQFKRMKHMAEAAMILLENILSESIGCKNPAFREEREVRLIYSYDPYRNGDDWNKKVTISDLQFRNDREKIISYFTVNFSKLKEEIIKSIYIGSNSKLNDGDLKKFLIKCGYNEYRLIVHSSSSTYR; this is encoded by the coding sequence ATGACGCCAGTAAAAAATGAATTATATTATCATTATTGTTCTGTTGATACATTTGTGAAGATAATGGAAACTTCAACAATTCGATTGTCTAACCCATACAAAATGAATGACACACAAGAATATAAGTGGCTTTTAAATATCCTGCCGGAAGTAATGAATGAGTATATTAATCAAATTGATAACGACGAGATTAGAGAAAAATACAGATATTTTTATATTGAAGTGTGTGATCAAATATTTGAAAATTTTTACAAGGGTATGGAGGATGAACATCCTTATATTGCTTGTTTTTCGAAAGAGGGAGACGTATTAAGTCAATGGCGCTCATATGCAGATGATTCTAGAGGAGTTTCAATAGGATTTGATCTAAACAAGTTAATTGAGAATTCTAATCTGAAGCTTAAGGAAGTTAGTTATTCTGTAGACGAGCAAAAATCATTATTAATCGATATACTCAAAAAAAATGGTTTAGATGATCCCGATACAATACAATTTAAACGGATGAAACATATGGCTGAAGCTGCCATGATTTTACTGGAGAATATTTTGAGTGAGTCAATAGGTTGCAAAAATCCGGCATTTAGAGAAGAAAGAGAAGTTCGGCTGATATATTCATATGACCCATATAGAAATGGAGACGACTGGAACAAAAAAGTCACGATTAGTGATTTGCAGTTTAGAAACGATAGAGAAAAGATAATTTCTTACTTTACAGTAAATTTTTCAAAACTCAAGGAAGAAATTATTAAATCTATATATATCGGATCAAACTCAAAACTTAATGATGGTGACTTGAAAAAATTCTTGATTAAATGTGGCTATAATGAGTATAGGTTGATTGTTCATTCTTCCTCCTCTACTTATAGATGA